The following proteins come from a genomic window of Myroides odoratus DSM 2801:
- a CDS encoding M28 family metallopeptidase produces the protein MFKVKYFSFLLAIVATSCGVSSKLSSEQEREVSALKIQTTLNYLASDELLGRDSGKDGNVQAATYLAEELQAYGIKPYFTSYEDKLVEVENTWNVVGVIPGQDPELKNEIVVLGAHYDHIGIQKPVAGDSIANGANDNASGVSIVLELARNLAKKEMKRTVLVCFFTAEELGLLGSTHLANRLKEEEANVVMMLNFEMLGVPMTREYTTFITGYDQSNLATKINEIAGENLAGRFEDAEAMQLFKRSDNYPFYSAFTIPSQTFSSSDFENFKYYHHVKDEAHLMDVPFMTELTKKFIPVVEKLINLPSGEIRLKN, from the coding sequence ATGTTTAAAGTGAAATATTTTAGTTTTTTATTAGCGATTGTAGCTACTTCATGTGGGGTATCGTCTAAACTGTCAAGTGAACAGGAAAGAGAGGTTTCTGCATTGAAAATTCAAACTACGTTGAATTATTTAGCATCGGATGAATTGCTAGGTAGAGATTCTGGGAAGGATGGAAATGTACAAGCCGCTACCTATTTAGCGGAAGAACTTCAAGCGTACGGTATCAAGCCGTATTTTACGAGCTATGAAGATAAGTTAGTAGAAGTGGAAAACACATGGAATGTGGTTGGGGTTATTCCAGGCCAAGATCCCGAACTGAAGAATGAAATTGTTGTCTTAGGAGCACATTACGACCATATTGGCATTCAAAAACCGGTAGCAGGAGATTCTATTGCAAATGGAGCAAATGACAATGCTTCTGGAGTGAGTATTGTATTAGAGCTAGCGCGAAATCTAGCAAAAAAAGAAATGAAACGCACAGTTTTAGTTTGTTTCTTTACTGCGGAAGAATTAGGACTTTTAGGTTCAACACACCTAGCAAATCGATTAAAAGAAGAAGAAGCAAATGTCGTTATGATGTTGAATTTTGAGATGTTAGGGGTTCCAATGACCCGTGAATACACAACCTTTATTACTGGATATGATCAAAGTAATTTGGCAACCAAAATAAATGAAATAGCAGGCGAAAATTTAGCTGGACGATTTGAGGATGCAGAAGCAATGCAATTGTTTAAGCGTTCTGATAATTATCCTTTTTATTCAGCCTTTACTATACCAAGTCAAACCTTCAGTTCTTCTGATTTTGAGAATTTCAAATACTATCATCATGTCAAGGATGAAGCGCATTTGATGGATGTACCCTTTATGACAGAACTAACTAAAAAATTTATTCCTGTCGTAGAAAAATTGATTAACTTACCTTCTGGTGAAATTAGATTGAAAAACTAA
- the rpoC gene encoding DNA-directed RNA polymerase subunit beta', with the protein MNRNKEKNTVKRFNKISIGLASPESILAESRGEVLKPETINYRTHKPERDGLFCERIFGPVKDYECACGKYKRIRYKGIVCDRCGVEVTEKKVRRDRVGHINLVVPIAHIWYFRSLPNKIGYILGLPSKKLDMIIYYERYVVIQPGIAKNAEGEQLNRLDFLTEEEYLNIADSLPMENQFLDDTDPNKFIAKMGAECIMDLLATTDLDQLSYTLRHAANNETSKQRKTEALKRLQVVEAFRESNENRENRPEWMILKVIPVIPPELRPLVPLDGGRFATSDLNDLYRRVIIRNNRLKRLMEIKAPEVILRNEKRMLQEAVDSLFDNTRKSSAVKTESNRPLKSLSDSLKGKQGRFRQNLLGKRVDYSARSVIVVGPELKLYECGLPKDMAAELYKPFVIRKLIERGIVKTVKSAKKIIDKREPVVWDILENVIKGHPVLLNRAPTLHRLGIQAFQPKLIEGKAIQLHPLVCTAFNADFDGDQMAVHLPLGPEAILESQLLMLASHNILNPANGAPITVPSQDMVLGLYYMTKLRKSTPEEIVKGEGLTFYSVEEVHIAINEGKLDLNAGVKVRAKDYNEKGELAYRIIETTAGRILFNEVVPEKAGYINEVLTKKSLRDIIGGILATTDVPTTAAFLDDIKGMGYGYAFRGGLSFSLGDIIVPEKKQDLIDDANQQVDHITMNYNMGLITNNERYNQVIDVWTSTNAMLTELAMKNIREDKQGFNSVYMMLDSGARGSKEQIRQLTGMRGLMAKPKKSTAGGGEIIENPILSNFKEGLSILEYFISTHGARKGLADTALKTADAGYLTRRLHDVAQDVIVNSVDCGTLRGIDVMPLKKNEEVIETLGERVLGRVALNNVVNPLNSEVIVGAGEEITEAIAKAINAAPIESVEVRSPLTCEAKVGICAKCYGRNLATARMVQKGEAVGVVAAQSIGEPGTQLTLRTFHVGGTAGNISETSTINAKFKGRLEIEELRTVEGEDNDGKTINIVISRSTEVKLFDPNTGILLTTNNIPYGSTIYVNDGDVVEEGAIICKWDPYNGVIVSEFTGKVAYEDIEQGQTFMVEIDEQTGFQEKVISESRNKKLIPTLLIYGKDGELIRSYNLPVGSHLMVNDGEKIKAGKVLVKIPRHTSKAGDITGGLPRITELLEARNPSNPAVVSEIDGVVSFGKVKRGNREIVVESRTGDVRKYLVKLSNQILVQENDFVRAGVPLSDGAITPDDILRIQGPSAVQQYLVNEIQEVYRLQGVKINDKHFEVVIRQMMRKVQIQDPGDTLFLEDQLVHTSDFIVENDRLFGMKVVVDAGESENLKEGQIVSMRELRDENSLLKREDKNLVISRDVMPATGTPILQGITRASLQTKSFISAASFQETTKVLNEAAVAGKIDTLMGLKENVIVGHRIPAGTGMREYESIIVSSNENGDLLTQEQELNF; encoded by the coding sequence ATGAATAGAAATAAAGAGAAAAATACCGTAAAAAGGTTTAATAAAATCTCAATTGGTTTAGCTTCACCTGAATCGATTCTTGCTGAATCAAGAGGGGAAGTTCTAAAGCCAGAAACAATTAACTATCGTACGCATAAACCAGAACGTGATGGTTTATTCTGCGAGCGTATTTTTGGACCTGTAAAGGATTACGAGTGTGCTTGTGGTAAGTATAAAAGAATTCGCTACAAAGGGATCGTTTGTGACCGTTGTGGTGTTGAAGTTACTGAAAAGAAAGTACGTAGAGATAGAGTAGGGCATATCAACCTTGTTGTGCCTATTGCACATATTTGGTATTTCCGTTCTTTACCTAATAAAATTGGTTACATCTTAGGGCTTCCTTCTAAGAAGCTTGATATGATTATTTACTACGAGCGATATGTAGTAATTCAACCAGGTATTGCTAAAAATGCTGAGGGTGAACAATTAAATCGCCTTGATTTCTTAACAGAAGAAGAGTATTTGAATATTGCAGATTCTCTTCCGATGGAAAATCAATTCTTAGATGATACAGATCCAAATAAATTCATCGCTAAAATGGGTGCTGAATGTATCATGGATTTATTAGCAACAACTGATTTAGATCAATTGTCGTATACATTGCGTCATGCTGCTAATAACGAAACATCTAAACAAAGAAAAACTGAAGCATTAAAACGTCTTCAAGTGGTTGAGGCTTTCCGTGAATCAAACGAGAATCGCGAGAATAGACCTGAATGGATGATCTTAAAAGTTATTCCAGTTATTCCACCTGAATTACGTCCATTAGTGCCATTAGATGGTGGTCGTTTTGCAACGTCGGATTTGAACGATTTATATCGTCGTGTAATTATCCGTAACAACCGTTTAAAACGATTAATGGAAATTAAAGCTCCTGAAGTAATCTTGCGTAATGAAAAACGTATGCTTCAAGAGGCTGTGGATTCATTGTTCGATAACACTAGAAAATCTTCTGCTGTTAAAACAGAATCTAACCGTCCATTAAAATCATTATCTGATTCATTAAAAGGTAAACAAGGACGTTTCCGTCAAAACTTACTAGGTAAGCGTGTGGATTATTCTGCTCGTTCGGTAATTGTCGTTGGACCTGAATTGAAATTATATGAATGTGGATTGCCAAAAGATATGGCAGCTGAACTTTACAAACCTTTTGTTATCCGTAAGTTGATTGAAAGAGGAATTGTAAAAACAGTAAAATCTGCGAAGAAAATTATTGATAAAAGAGAACCAGTAGTTTGGGATATCTTAGAAAACGTAATTAAAGGTCACCCAGTTCTATTGAACCGTGCTCCTACGTTGCACCGTTTAGGTATTCAAGCATTCCAACCTAAATTGATTGAAGGTAAAGCGATTCAGTTACACCCATTAGTGTGTACGGCGTTTAACGCGGATTTCGATGGTGACCAGATGGCCGTTCACTTACCGTTAGGGCCTGAGGCAATCTTGGAATCTCAATTGTTAATGTTGGCTTCACATAATATTTTGAACCCAGCGAATGGTGCACCTATTACAGTACCTTCTCAAGACATGGTACTTGGTCTTTACTATATGACTAAGTTACGTAAGTCTACACCAGAAGAAATTGTAAAAGGAGAAGGATTAACATTCTACTCTGTAGAGGAAGTACACATCGCAATCAACGAAGGGAAACTTGACTTGAATGCTGGGGTAAAAGTACGTGCTAAAGATTATAACGAAAAAGGTGAATTAGCGTATAGAATCATTGAAACAACGGCTGGACGTATCTTGTTCAACGAGGTAGTTCCTGAAAAAGCAGGTTATATCAATGAGGTATTAACGAAAAAATCACTTCGTGATATTATTGGAGGTATTTTAGCTACAACTGATGTACCTACAACAGCAGCATTCTTAGATGATATCAAAGGAATGGGATATGGTTACGCTTTCCGAGGAGGATTATCATTCAGTTTAGGTGATATTATCGTTCCAGAGAAAAAACAAGATTTGATTGATGATGCAAACCAACAAGTAGATCATATTACAATGAACTATAACATGGGGCTTATCACAAATAATGAGCGTTACAACCAAGTTATTGACGTTTGGACTTCAACGAACGCCATGTTGACTGAATTAGCAATGAAGAACATTCGCGAAGATAAACAAGGATTTAACTCAGTATACATGATGTTGGATTCTGGAGCGAGGGGTTCTAAAGAGCAGATTCGTCAGTTAACAGGTATGCGTGGTTTGATGGCTAAGCCGAAAAAATCAACAGCAGGTGGTGGTGAAATTATCGAAAACCCGATTCTTTCTAACTTTAAAGAAGGTCTATCGATTTTAGAGTATTTCATTTCTACTCACGGTGCTCGTAAAGGTCTTGCGGATACGGCGTTAAAAACAGCGGATGCTGGATATTTAACTCGTCGTCTACATGACGTTGCACAAGATGTTATCGTTAACTCTGTAGATTGTGGTACTTTAAGAGGTATTGATGTAATGCCATTAAAGAAAAACGAAGAGGTAATCGAAACGTTAGGAGAAAGAGTATTAGGACGTGTTGCGTTAAACAACGTAGTGAATCCATTAAACTCAGAAGTAATTGTTGGTGCTGGTGAGGAAATCACTGAAGCTATTGCTAAAGCAATCAACGCTGCTCCTATCGAATCAGTTGAAGTTCGTTCTCCATTAACTTGTGAGGCTAAAGTTGGTATCTGTGCGAAATGTTATGGACGTAACTTAGCTACAGCTAGAATGGTTCAAAAAGGGGAAGCTGTTGGAGTTGTTGCTGCTCAATCAATTGGGGAGCCAGGTACACAGTTAACACTGAGAACATTCCACGTAGGGGGTACGGCAGGAAATATTTCTGAAACATCTACAATCAATGCTAAATTCAAAGGTCGTTTAGAGATCGAAGAACTTAGAACAGTTGAAGGTGAAGATAATGATGGAAAAACAATCAACATCGTAATTTCTCGTTCTACAGAGGTGAAATTGTTCGATCCAAATACTGGAATTTTGTTAACTACAAACAACATTCCTTATGGTTCTACAATCTATGTAAACGATGGTGATGTGGTTGAAGAAGGAGCTATAATCTGTAAATGGGACCCTTATAACGGTGTAATCGTTTCTGAGTTCACAGGTAAAGTTGCTTATGAAGATATCGAGCAAGGACAAACGTTCATGGTTGAAATCGATGAGCAAACAGGTTTCCAAGAGAAAGTAATTAGCGAATCAAGAAACAAAAAATTAATTCCTACTTTATTAATTTATGGTAAAGATGGTGAGTTAATTCGTTCATACAACTTACCAGTAGGTTCTCACTTAATGGTAAACGATGGGGAGAAAATTAAAGCTGGTAAAGTATTAGTTAAGATTCCTCGTCATACATCAAAAGCAGGGGATATTACAGGAGGTTTACCTCGTATTACAGAGCTTTTAGAAGCGCGTAATCCGTCGAACCCAGCTGTAGTTTCTGAAATTGATGGGGTTGTATCTTTCGGTAAAGTGAAGAGAGGTAACAGAGAAATCGTTGTTGAATCTAGAACAGGTGACGTAAGAAAGTATTTAGTTAAACTTTCTAACCAAATCTTAGTACAAGAGAATGACTTCGTAAGAGCGGGTGTACCTTTATCAGATGGAGCAATTACTCCAGATGATATTTTACGTATCCAAGGACCTTCTGCTGTACAGCAGTACTTAGTAAACGAGATCCAAGAGGTGTACCGTTTACAAGGGGTAAAAATTAATGACAAACACTTTGAGGTTGTTATTAGACAAATGATGCGTAAAGTTCAAATCCAAGATCCAGGAGATACCTTGTTCTTAGAAGATCAATTAGTTCACACAAGTGACTTTATCGTTGAAAACGATCGTTTATTCGGTATGAAAGTTGTTGTTGATGCTGGTGAATCTGAGAACTTGAAAGAAGGACAAATTGTTTCAATGAGAGAATTACGCGATGAGAATTCATTATTAAAACGCGAAGATAAAAACCTAGTGATTTCTAGAGATGTTATGCCAGCAACTGGTACACCAATTCTACAAGGTATTACTAGAGCTTCCCTACAAACGAAGTCATTTATCTCTGCAGCGTCGTTCCAGGAAACTACAAAAGTATTAAACGAAGCAGCAGTTGCTGGTAAGATTGATACATTAATGGGATTAAAAGAAAACGTTATTGTTGGACATAGAATCCCTGCAGGTACTGGTATGCGTGAGTATGAAAGTATCATTGTTTCTTCAAATGAAAATGGAGATTTATTAACGCAAGAACAAGAATTAAATTTCTAA
- the pdhA gene encoding pyruvate dehydrogenase (acetyl-transferring) E1 component subunit alpha — protein sequence MKEITKEVYLKWYEDMLFWRKFEDKLAALYIQQKVRGFLHLYNGQEAVLAGALHAMDLSKDKMITAYRNHVQPIGLGVDPRRIMAELLGKGTGTSQGLGGSMHIFSKEHNFYGGHGIVGGQIPLGAGLAFADKYFDRKAVTMCYFGDGAARQGSLHETFNMAMNWKLPVVFIIENNGYAMGTSVERTANHSEIWKLGLGYEMPSGPVDGMNPVKVAEAMYEAIERARRGDGPTLLEMKTYRYRGHSMSDAQNYRSKEEVEEYKKIDPITQVLDVIKANGYATESEIEAMDQRVKDLVVECEKFAEESPFPELNVMYDVVYDQENYPFLPHRL from the coding sequence ATGAAAGAAATTACAAAAGAAGTTTATCTAAAGTGGTATGAAGACATGCTATTTTGGAGAAAGTTTGAAGATAAACTTGCCGCTTTATATATTCAACAAAAAGTAAGAGGATTCTTACACTTGTATAATGGGCAAGAAGCTGTTTTGGCTGGAGCTTTACACGCAATGGATTTGTCAAAAGACAAAATGATTACAGCATACAGAAATCACGTACAACCAATCGGATTGGGTGTTGACCCAAGAAGAATCATGGCAGAGTTATTAGGAAAAGGAACAGGTACTTCTCAAGGTTTGGGAGGATCGATGCACATCTTTTCTAAAGAGCATAACTTCTATGGTGGACACGGTATTGTAGGTGGACAAATTCCTTTGGGAGCTGGATTAGCATTCGCAGATAAATATTTTGATAGAAAAGCAGTAACCATGTGCTACTTCGGTGATGGTGCAGCGCGTCAAGGATCATTGCATGAGACTTTCAATATGGCAATGAACTGGAAATTACCAGTTGTATTTATTATTGAAAATAATGGATATGCAATGGGAACTTCTGTTGAGCGTACAGCAAATCACTCGGAAATCTGGAAATTGGGATTGGGATATGAAATGCCTAGTGGACCAGTAGACGGAATGAACCCAGTAAAAGTAGCAGAAGCTATGTACGAAGCAATCGAAAGAGCGCGTCGTGGAGATGGACCTACTTTACTAGAAATGAAAACATACCGATACAGAGGTCACTCGATGTCGGATGCACAAAATTACCGTTCAAAAGAAGAGGTTGAAGAATACAAAAAAATAGATCCAATTACGCAAGTTTTAGATGTGATTAAAGCAAATGGTTACGCTACAGAAAGCGAAATCGAGGCTATGGATCAACGTGTGAAAGACTTAGTAGTTGAATGTGAGAAGTTCGCTGAAGAGTCTCCGTTCCCTGAGTTGAACGTAATGTACGACGTAGTATACGATCAAGAGAATTATCCTTTTTTACCTCATAGATTATAA
- a CDS encoding mannose-1-phosphate guanylyltransferase yields the protein MSSNYYAVVMAGGVGSRFWPVSTPEFPKQFHDMLGSGETLIQKTFMRLSQLIPKENILILTHENYKTIVQEQLPSVEPDNIILEPAMRNTAPCILYAAMKIKKLNPDAVMVVAPSDHWIEDELQFVSNLQRTFDVCERDQVLMTLGILPTFPNTGYGYIEFNKLDSRPIKKVVQFREKPDYVTARKFIQSRHFLWNSGIFVWSVSAILDAFSNFQPEMTALFEAGYDLFNTDQEKAYIDVHYSEAENISIDYAVMEKANNVYVLPATFDWNDLGTWGSLYEKLPKDISDNAVVNAQVYFNNATNNIVRTDKGKCVVVDGLNDYIVVDKEDILLIYPKKKEQEIKTVSQYITTKKEK from the coding sequence ATGAGTTCGAATTATTATGCTGTTGTAATGGCGGGAGGAGTTGGTTCGCGTTTTTGGCCAGTAAGTACTCCAGAATTTCCTAAACAGTTCCACGATATGTTGGGATCAGGTGAAACACTGATTCAAAAAACATTCATGCGATTGTCTCAGTTAATACCGAAAGAGAATATCTTGATTTTAACCCATGAGAATTACAAAACAATCGTTCAGGAGCAATTGCCTTCAGTAGAACCCGATAATATCATTTTAGAACCTGCCATGCGAAATACCGCACCGTGTATTTTGTATGCTGCAATGAAAATTAAAAAACTCAATCCCGATGCAGTGATGGTCGTTGCACCGAGTGATCACTGGATAGAAGATGAGCTTCAATTTGTATCGAATTTACAACGTACGTTTGACGTTTGTGAAAGAGATCAAGTGTTGATGACGTTGGGAATCTTACCTACTTTTCCTAATACAGGATATGGGTATATTGAATTTAATAAGTTGGATTCTAGACCCATCAAAAAAGTAGTACAGTTCCGAGAGAAACCAGATTATGTAACAGCAAGAAAGTTTATTCAAAGTAGACATTTTCTGTGGAATTCAGGAATTTTCGTGTGGAGTGTGAGTGCAATATTGGATGCGTTTTCGAATTTTCAACCAGAAATGACCGCGCTTTTTGAGGCGGGTTATGACTTGTTTAATACAGATCAGGAAAAAGCGTACATTGACGTGCATTATTCAGAAGCAGAGAATATCTCTATTGATTATGCAGTGATGGAAAAAGCTAATAATGTTTATGTTTTACCCGCAACTTTTGATTGGAATGATTTAGGAACTTGGGGATCGTTATACGAAAAACTGCCAAAGGATATTTCAGACAATGCGGTGGTAAATGCTCAGGTGTATTTCAATAATGCAACCAACAACATTGTACGTACTGATAAAGGAAAATGCGTAGTGGTTGATGGGTTAAATGATTACATTGTAGTAGACAAAGAAGATATCCTCTTAATCTATCCAAAGAAAAAAGAACAAGAAATTAAAACGGTTAGTCAATACATAACGACTAAAAAAGAGAAATAA
- a CDS encoding SprT-like domain-containing protein codes for MITILRPYLPESALEAAFELIKHYHIHLKIVNERVTRHGDYTRGLDGKHLITINSNLNPYRFLMTLIHEIAHLVAFQKYGRHIKPHGVEWKQTFRLLMLPFLRPEVFPDRLLPLLANHFRNPSASSDTDERLSIAMRMYDKVEKSSNHCFVYEIPLGSHFKTYNGKVFKRGPLRVKRFECLEVATGRLFVFKANAEVEMMTHYVVKQ; via the coding sequence TTGATTACGATACTCAGGCCTTATTTACCGGAATCAGCCTTAGAGGCAGCTTTTGAATTAATCAAGCATTACCACATTCATTTGAAAATAGTGAATGAAAGAGTAACGCGACATGGGGATTATACCAGAGGACTAGATGGCAAGCATTTAATTACCATCAACTCCAATTTAAATCCCTATCGCTTTTTAATGACTTTAATTCACGAGATTGCCCATTTGGTTGCTTTTCAAAAATATGGACGTCATATCAAGCCACATGGAGTGGAGTGGAAACAAACGTTTCGCTTGCTTATGTTGCCTTTTTTAAGACCAGAGGTTTTCCCAGATCGATTGTTGCCTCTTTTGGCTAATCATTTTAGAAACCCTTCGGCAAGTAGCGATACTGATGAACGCTTGTCGATTGCCATGCGCATGTACGATAAAGTAGAAAAAAGTAGCAACCATTGTTTTGTATATGAAATTCCTTTGGGAAGCCATTTTAAAACCTATAATGGCAAAGTGTTTAAACGCGGTCCATTGCGTGTAAAAAGATTTGAGTGTTTAGAAGTAGCAACAGGGCGATTATTTGTCTTTAAGGCAAACGCCGAAGTTGAAATGATGACACATTATGTTGTAAAACAATAA
- a CDS encoding SDR family NAD(P)-dependent oxidoreductase yields MKHIIVTGTSRGIGLETAKILASRGHKILAVSRKKAAELAAYKNVTCLEIDLTVEADLQKVSDYVATEWGHIDILINNAGALVNKPFEEITTEEFEWVYKVNVFGLARLVQLCIPHFVVNSHVVTISSMGGVQGTMKFGGLAAYSSSKGAVIILSELLAEEYKEMGIAFNVIALGAVQTEMLEEAFPGYQAPLMPEEIGEYISDFALTGNKYFNGKVLQASSTTP; encoded by the coding sequence ATGAAACATATAATTGTTACGGGAACAAGCCGCGGTATTGGTTTAGAAACCGCAAAAATATTAGCGAGCAGAGGACATAAGATTTTAGCCGTTTCTCGAAAAAAAGCAGCTGAATTAGCAGCCTATAAAAATGTTACCTGTCTAGAAATAGACCTTACTGTTGAAGCAGATCTTCAAAAAGTAAGCGACTATGTCGCTACGGAATGGGGGCATATTGATATTCTGATTAATAATGCAGGGGCTTTAGTAAATAAACCTTTTGAAGAAATCACAACAGAAGAATTCGAATGGGTATACAAAGTCAATGTATTTGGTTTGGCGCGTTTAGTACAATTGTGTATCCCACATTTTGTAGTAAATAGTCATGTTGTGACTATTAGCAGTATGGGCGGCGTACAAGGAACAATGAAATTTGGTGGTTTGGCAGCTTATAGTTCAAGTAAAGGAGCAGTTATCATCTTAAGTGAATTGTTAGCAGAAGAATACAAAGAGATGGGCATTGCATTTAATGTAATCGCCTTAGGAGCGGTTCAAACTGAGATGTTAGAAGAAGCTTTTCCAGGGTATCAAGCACCTTTGATGCCAGAAGAAATTGGAGAATACATAAGTGATTTTGCACTTACAGGAAATAAATATTTTAATGGTAAAGTACTACAAGCATCTAGTACGACGCCTTAA
- a CDS encoding DUF3467 domain-containing protein: protein MAEEQNNFNIELDEVTAEGTYSNLAIINHSNTEFVVDFVNIMPGVPKAKVKSRIILTPQHAKRLLRALEDNINRFEQSNGEIRDYEASNNSMPPINFGPKGEA from the coding sequence ATGGCTGAAGAACAAAATAATTTCAACATTGAGTTGGATGAAGTAACGGCAGAAGGAACCTATTCAAATCTGGCAATAATCAATCATTCAAATACTGAATTTGTTGTCGATTTTGTTAACATTATGCCAGGTGTGCCAAAAGCAAAAGTGAAGTCGAGAATCATCTTAACTCCACAACATGCAAAAAGACTTTTACGAGCTCTAGAAGATAATATCAATAGGTTTGAACAGTCAAATGGTGAGATTAGAGATTATGAAGCTAGTAATAATTCAATGCCACCAATTAATTTTGGCCCCAAAGGAGAAGCTTAA
- a CDS encoding pyruvate dehydrogenase complex dihydrolipoamide acetyltransferase, producing MAEVITMPRLSDTMTEGVVAAWLKKVGDKISEGDILAEIETDKATMEFESFYEGTLLYIGLQEGEAAPVDSLLAIIGNEGEDISALIGGGAAPAAEKVAEVEAPKAEEKTTTAAPAIPAGVKVITMPRLSDTMTEGTVASWIKKVGDKIEEGDILAEIETDKATMEFEAFESGTLLYIGIQEGESAPIDSVLAILGPAGTDVTALVEGAKNGGVATTATETPVDAPKAAESVAAPVATETATGGRVFVSPLAKKIAEEKGINLAQVKGSGENGRIIKRDVENFVPTTAQAPTQTAAPVAQATATVAAIQPFIPAGEVSSEEVKNSQMRKTIARRLAESKFTAPHYYLTIEIDMDNAMASRKLINELPDTKVSFNDMVVKACAMALRKHPQVNTQWTDNATIYNHHINVGVAVAVEDGLVVPVLPFTDQMSLTHIGAKVKELAGKAKTKKLTPAEMDGSTFTVSNLGMFGIQSFTSIINQPNSAILSVGAIVEKPVVKNGQIVVGNTMTVTLACDHRTVDGATGAQFLQTLKSYIENPVTMLA from the coding sequence ATGGCAGAAGTAATTACAATGCCACGCTTAAGCGACACCATGACAGAAGGTGTTGTTGCAGCTTGGTTAAAGAAAGTTGGAGATAAGATTTCTGAAGGAGATATCCTTGCTGAAATCGAAACAGACAAAGCAACAATGGAATTTGAATCTTTCTATGAAGGAACATTGTTATACATTGGATTACAAGAAGGAGAAGCTGCTCCAGTTGACTCGCTTCTTGCTATTATTGGAAATGAAGGTGAAGATATTTCTGCTTTAATTGGCGGAGGTGCGGCTCCAGCTGCTGAAAAAGTAGCAGAAGTTGAAGCTCCCAAAGCAGAAGAAAAAACCACTACTGCAGCACCAGCTATTCCAGCAGGTGTGAAAGTAATCACGATGCCGCGTTTAAGTGATACGATGACAGAAGGAACTGTGGCTAGCTGGATTAAAAAAGTAGGAGATAAAATTGAAGAAGGTGATATTTTAGCGGAGATTGAGACAGATAAAGCAACAATGGAATTTGAAGCTTTCGAATCAGGAACGTTATTATACATTGGAATACAAGAAGGTGAATCAGCGCCTATTGATAGCGTATTAGCTATTTTAGGGCCTGCAGGAACTGATGTTACTGCTCTAGTTGAAGGAGCGAAAAACGGTGGAGTTGCTACAACAGCAACTGAGACACCAGTTGACGCACCAAAAGCAGCGGAATCTGTAGCAGCACCAGTTGCAACGGAAACTGCAACAGGAGGAAGAGTATTCGTTTCACCTTTAGCTAAAAAAATAGCTGAAGAGAAAGGAATTAACTTGGCTCAAGTAAAAGGTTCAGGTGAAAACGGACGTATTATCAAACGCGACGTTGAAAACTTTGTTCCAACAACGGCACAAGCTCCTACGCAAACAGCAGCTCCAGTTGCACAAGCAACAGCAACAGTAGCAGCAATACAACCATTTATTCCTGCTGGAGAAGTAAGTTCAGAAGAAGTGAAGAACTCGCAAATGCGCAAAACAATTGCACGTCGCTTAGCAGAATCTAAATTTACTGCCCCTCACTATTATTTAACAATCGAAATTGACATGGATAATGCTATGGCTTCTCGTAAGTTAATTAATGAATTACCTGACACAAAAGTATCGTTCAATGATATGGTGGTTAAAGCTTGTGCAATGGCCTTGCGTAAACACCCTCAAGTAAATACACAATGGACTGATAATGCTACTATTTACAACCACCACATCAATGTTGGAGTTGCAGTAGCGGTAGAAGATGGATTAGTAGTACCTGTATTGCCTTTTACAGACCAAATGTCGTTGACTCACATTGGAGCAAAAGTAAAAGAATTAGCGGGTAAAGCGAAAACGAAAAAACTTACACCTGCAGAAATGGATGGTAGTACGTTTACAGTTTCTAACTTAGGAATGTTCGGAATCCAATCGTTTACTTCAATTATCAACCAGCCAAACTCTGCAATTTTATCTGTAGGAGCTATTGTTGAAAAACCAGTAGTGAAAAATGGACAAATTGTAGTTGGTAATACAATGACTGTTACATTGGCTTGTGATCACAGAACAGTAGATGGTGCTACAGGAGCACAATTCTTACAAACATTAAAAAGTTATATTGAAAACCCAGTTACGATGCTGGCGTAA